Below is a window of Leguminivora glycinivorella isolate SPB_JAAS2020 chromosome 11, LegGlyc_1.1, whole genome shotgun sequence DNA.
gttcgcaactgaatcgttttgacaagaaaaggatgacgctataggaatcgtataaatctatctcgttttccccttgtgacgtttgatcgttcgaaaaccaggaacgattactaatttttaattttattttattcttaaaactggaaaaagaaacatttaaaatatttaaacgtaaaattcacaataattacaatgattttgtgtaaaatatcgtgtctttttgaacaaaactgtaaataaatgataaaaatatatataatgacattaatgacattaatgacagttcgttaaagcttatgtttagaacatcgcgcccttgactagtaggtaattaataataaagtttttatttatgtatttgaagtgctgtgctcggctatagaactcgcagtgtttggatgatattttaacaaatacgtaagtcattagtatttgtaggtagctcactcgtgtctaaatttaatgtatatcgctaagttatgctagacctagttgattccttagccatcctagttctaggcataagtagtttgtcgcaagtgttaacatgactccttgcatatcgactaaaaaaggatcagactttttctcgctctttttgatttgcgtttttgcgaaagttgcgagatcatagggcactctaaaaatgtaaaaacgtgtagttagttcgaatagttggtccgtaaatataacaaaatcataaaactttatattttattatcgaatcggtaaggatcgaaaaaccaaaataataaattaatcatgtgatgaaactagctttagttatattttccatctcctactccttataaaaaacacaaaactatttagtatcgctagtgttacaacaaagcgattcagaataatgcggtaagtgagtaactttttatgaatcgctaaatttgacattcctgcgattcagtttaggctcaagtggcatgtcgtgtgtgtgtggattgagtgagcaccttccgaaaataaaaaaaaatatgctgatcatttagtaaaagttctaaaacaattgtaaaacgaatctctgaatttgtaaaaagataaatcaaaagatacagccattaacatgtgctcactcagttctcacaaactatcaacgaaaacagtgaatatattcatttaacatataatatttatatactaacatttagtaaaaaataggccaacctacctctataaatattagatcacctagtgacgtattaaattttttacaaatagtttcttatgctcactcaatccacacacttttgaaaagccgaattttgatgaaaaacataagatttagaccgctattatatgtgtatagtttagtaaaagtgaaatgggaatttgtaaaatacaaaacgaaccactaacgtgtcaggtttttttataataaatttttgtaagtgctcactcagtccacacgttttgagaaagttaaaaatgtaaatatcttacgatttgtagcacctaagacactcgaaagtacttcaacatttagtaaaaatttttactaaatatccaccatctaatattttatattcgttgtctggttttaaagatattcagacataacttttctcatacaaatgtatcaagtagggtgaccacactatgtcggctcctgattttccccaccttcccattgtcatattgagattggggagtttcgttcgttcaattttgataatattaaactaataccatattaattctccatctgcaaactgtttttaggttatgttcttggcctagtgatgatgtgtattgtgtaatttttatcgacgtcaggataataaccatatcgacatgcatgcattaaaaaggacatgaataataattggtaagaaacaaagaatataatacttcactagtaagaaaccagaacctggtaatcttgTAGCGGAGATTTTACTCTAGAAGGGATGTAACAGCAATCTGGCTACATGGGTCTATACATATAACACAGTACAACATAGCCATTGCACCGACCATGAATCAACACTCGATGGGCGTACAATTCCATCTCAAATCTAACTCGATCTCATCTCTTGTTATGAATGCAACCTCTAAACTCTCTCAGGGAAAATTAGAAGGGCCCCAAGTCCCGTGGCTCTTATCGGTGGATGCACGGCACAACTGAATCTCCAAAGGAGAACTCATCGTGCATCCCGCAACTCAGCACTCTTATCTCATGCTCAAGAACTTGCGATGAGTACTGAGGTGGGAACCATGTGGTCCCCGACGAGCCTCCACAACAACCCCTACAGCTCATCCATCAGCCTCCATAAAGTAACCTCCAGTAACTCAAACCGATAGCATACCAGCCACCTCACATGTTGCATTCAAACTCGAGCTACACACAGAATATCACTCAACTCAACAACTCAGCTCTATCTCAAGGTAGCCGTTAACTCATGGTCACTGCAATATCCATGAGTATATCAAATATAGCAATGTCTCACTTACCAAGAGCGTCGTACACGTGCCACACGGCGAATTACGTACCAGTACTCAGAGCATCTCTCTCCACGTGTCTCAACTCGTTTCCGCTCTTTTCTCCTCGCGGTCACCTCTGACACTTGCTCACCTCCATCGCCAGTGTTACCAGTGAAGAATACGCTAAGAGTGACGGTTTGGATACATACCACAATAACAGACTTCGCGATCTCCGCGACACTCCCGAAGGCGAGAAGATCACATAAGTAGCGTCATCAACTGGCGCGTCCATTCGGCTATTCGTTCTCTAGCCCAAATGGCAGCGTTCCGCCTTGCTCTAGTCACTTCCTGTGGCTGGTCTTCCATAACACTTGTCTCTTTCAGTTCTGTCTCGTCGGGTATATCATTATCAGAAGCTTGCTCAGTTTGCTTAGGACTAGTTTCAGAATCTAACACAACTTCTCTCTCGATTGTCGATTCAGTAGGGATTGTTAACTCATCAATCACCATCTCGGGCTCAGGAGATACCATCGTATCAGGTACTTTCGGGGGTTCTCTaatttcaactatctccatggGCTCAGCTGGTATCTCTGCCATCTCAGTGTCTTGTGTTGGTAAACGTGCATAATCTGTTGGGCCGTACGTGTCAGACTCTAACGGATACAGGTGTGCTATGGATCTCGTGAATTCTGTATTCCCAACTACAACTTTGGCTGCTCGGCATTCACCGTCACGGCTTCGGATCAAGCTTGAAATTCTGCCAACCTtccaattgatcctatttttGGAGTCATTCTTGATCTGGACGATGTCACCAACTTCTGGAGACTTCTTTGATATCACTCGCGGTTGTTTATGAGAGTGGCTGAATCTATCCCGCAGACTTGGTAGGTATTGGTTGGTGAACATCTCTTTATATTCGTTAAGTATCCTCTGACCTCTCTTCCAGCCTTCGACCAAGTCGACTTTTGTATTGGTGCCTTGTGAGGTTCCTTCGCAAAGTTCTGAGTTTATCTCTAGGCACTCACCTAGGGATAGAAAATCTGCTGGCCGCAGTACTGCCTCTGGGTCAGAACCCACTGCAGTCAAAGGTCTAGTCCAGTGAAGGTAAATGGAGAACTATAGTTAACCCTTTCACTGGGTAGTGCAGGTGGTGGTGGCAGTTTGTAAGGACCTCCGGCATATTTCTCACACTGTGAACACATCTTTAGGGTTTTCTGTACTTGGGCTCGCCCATGAGGGATCCAATACTTCTCGCGTAATATGCTTAGCGTGTGCGGTACACCAACATGGTAGTTATCTCTATGCGTCTTCAGTATTATCTCGGTTGTGAAGGGTGATTTCTTCGGAATCAAAATGGGATATCTCTTATCATATGATAAATTTGCATTTGCGAACCTTCCTTTGCATCTCAAGATCCCATCTTCATCTCTAAAGAGACCTAAGTTTCGTGACAAACTAGTGACCTTTCCTGAAACTTCTTCTGAAAAGTATTTTCCTTGCAACTTCTTTATTTCGGACACTGACTCTTTTTCTGAGAGGTCTTGCAAAGAATCCAAACTTTCATGAAGTGTAGTGGGTGCAGAATTTTCTTCCAATTCAGAAAAGTCAAGTTCATTATCTTGGTCTTCATATCCTCTCATTGTCATCTCTGGACCGTCCACCATGTCCAGAGCCCTCCCAACCAAGCACAATTCTTCGTTCTTCTGCTGCTTTGGCCAATTGTTTTGGTCTTGTAGAAGAAAATCTGGACCATGGAGCCATAGATCCCGTTTTTGATGCCACAGTTCTGGCCTAGTAGCTATATCTGCAGGGTTTTGTTTTGAGTTAACATAGCGCTGCTCTACTCCTAACATATCCTTAATTTGCTTGATCTCATTGACTCGTCTCAATACAAATGGTGGAAGCAGCCTACTTGATTCGATCCAAGCTAGGACAACTTGACTATCCGTCCACAAATATATCTTGCATATATTTAGGTCTAGGTGGCTTTTGACATACTTCAGAAGTCTACTTCCTATCAGACACCCTAGCAATTCAAGTCTAGGAATTTTGAGATCGCTCTTGTCTTCTGCCGGGGTTATTCTGCACTTAGACATAAGAAACGAAGTTGATACATGCTCTTCAGTTATGACACGCAAGTAGACGACTGCTGCATATGCATTCATTGACGCGTCAGTGAAGCAATGTAGTTCGTACTTAGTACAACCCGGCTTTACTCCACTTGTAACATGTCGGGGCAGTTCTACTTCGTTAACAGCTTTTAAATCTTTAATTATGTTCCTCCATGATGTCAACAAGTCTTCAGGCAGAGTCTCATCCCATTTGAACTTCCTAGTACAGATCTCCTGGAACAAGAGTTTTCCCGGTAGCACGAGTGGGGATACGAATCCACATGGGTCATACAGACGCGCTAGCATTCTCAAGACTCCTTTCTTTGTAATGCCCCTGTCTACAGTCTCACTTTCAAAGGTATCGTTATTCAGATTGAGACGTAAAGTGTCATTTTTCAAATTCCATACCAACCCGAGGATTTTCATTTCACTCTCTGGTTTAGCTCTCTCTTGCTTGGGAATCTTGTCCATGAACTCTTTGTCGTTCGACATCCAATCTCGTATGTTCATTCCTAATTCATTGAATGAGTTTCTAGTTTGAGCATACAATTTGAGAGCGTCTTCTCTTGACTGAACCGAAGTCACCAAATTGTCTACATAACATTTATCCGCTATCACTGGAAGCAGACTCTTGTTAGTCCTTGAAATGTGGTATCGAATTGTTGCTGCTAAGAGGAAAGGGCTTGATATTACCCCGAAAGGGACTCTGCAGAATCTGTATTGAACGATGTTGTCTTCAGCCAGTTCTTTGTCCAAATCTTTGATCCAGAGAAACCTGGTCACGTCTCTGTCCTCTTTCTGTAGACCAACTTGAAGAAATGCTTTTTCAACATCTGCAGTGACAGCAATCTTCCCAATCCTAAATTTCAGCAGCAATCCTGTCAAGTCTTCCAGCATGTTTGGGCCCCTGTACAGGCACTCATTCAAGCTTTTCTCGTTTTTTAGCTTAGCTGAAGCATCATAGACCAGTCTGCCCCTTTTTCCTTTCTGTTGAACCATATGAAAAGGTAGATAGTGAACAGGATGGTCGACTTGAGTGGAAGGATCCACAATTTCTATTATGTTAGCTTCCAACTGTTCCTTTAAGATTTTCTCATATTCTGTTTTATCTTCTTTATTTGATCTTCGCAATACACCCTTTAATCTACCAAAGGCAAGTCCGAAATTGGTAGGCAATTTTGGTGGATACTCTATCCATGGCCACTTGACCTGGTACCTTCCTTCACTGTATTTGACAGTCTTGTTGAAGTGCTGAACAGCTTCTTCCTCACATGTAGTTTTTGGAGAATCACATATCCCGATGCTCTCAAGTGACCATAAGAATTTGACGTCTATGGTACGCAGGGGAAGATCTGGTTCTGTAAAATGGTCTTGATTAATATCATGGCACTGGCAATACGTAGCCACAGATAGAATGTCCCCTTCCGTGTTGTTGGTAGCACTTCCTGCGAGAAACCAGCCAAAATCAGAATCTACTAGAAAGGTGTTATTCCCCAAGTCAACACTCTTTCTGATGAATGAAAAGTATAAGTCATTTCCAATCAATAAATCAATGCCTTCACCAGTAGAAGTATCGTCAGCCAAGATGTCTATTATCGGTGACTCTATCATAGCCATTGGTACCTTTGTAGTGATGTATGGGACTATATTCACTCTAATCATTCTTTCAACATTACGTTTACTTACTATAGTAATGGTTGCATATGGGCAAAGCATTTCTCTAGGCTTCTCTGATCCAAATGTATAAATCATTAGACAATCTTCTCCGTCAGGTTTGATATGTAGTAATTTAGCTATTTTGTTTGTGAtgtaggtatgttggcttcccGAATCAAGTAAAAGTCTAATGTGTAGACTTCTCCCCTCCGCTGTCCTTACTTGGGTTACAGCTGTCTGTAAGAAATTAGATGGCTTATTTAGCTGTATATTAACTGAAGTCATATTTGAAACCACCATGGTAGTGTCCTTACCCCGCTGCACCTTTTGTCGACACAATGCTCTATTGTGCATCTTTGAGCAATGCACACACTTCCTCCTCCTGGTACATCTGGAGGCACGATGCCCTATTTGAAGGCAAACGTAGCACCTGTCTTGCAGTTTCCCGATCCTTTCCTTATAGGTGTTGAATTTGGTGCAATCTTCACTATAGTGCTCCCCGTTACAAAATATACATGTTTTCTTCATGCGTTTCCTATTTTGATTTGAGACAGCTTCCCTCTTTTGTTGCCATCTTCGTTTTCTCGTAGCAATTTGCAACGTCGCTGTTGAAGCATCATGTTGAAGCTCCATCATGCTGGACTTCACAGGAATAACAGAACTCTCTGGATTTAAAACGACCAAACTCTTCGAACTTTCCATTGCTGTTATTACAGCATCTAAAGCTTTTCGGATTGCAGAAAATGAATCATCAATCGCCATCAGTCGCACTTGATATACTACTTTAGATGGAAATTTATTAAGTATAATAACTCTAAGGTGACTAGCATCAACTTTCTCCCCTAGAGCCTCCAATACCCTCAGGTGCTTCTCTATGGTGTTCAGAGTGCATCTACAATCTTCAGGTAAATCCTTTGCTACCGTAAGTTTTTGCAAAGCCTCGTTGTGAGCGTCAATGACCTTTGAAGGCTTACCGAAACGGCTACTGAGGATATCGACCGCAATTGGATAATTTAAGTTTGTAGTCTCCAAACCCTCAACTGCTTGAAGGGCTGGTCCCTCCAAAGATGCTAGCAGGTATGAGAGCTTCTCCACATTGGCAATATCCTTATTGTCGACATTGGCTGCAAACTTGTCCCAGAATGTATTCCACTTTAGGACATCACCATTATATTTGCCGAGTTCTAATTTAGGTAGACGTGTCCTATTATTGTTATCTCCTTCGTGGCAGTAGAGTTTCATGGCAATTTCCAATTCCGTTAGCACGTCCTCCGCTTTAATCTGCACGTCGCGACACTGTTTCCAAAGATCTTCTCTTACATTGGCGCTATCACCAGACAAATATCTGTTGAGGTCTGTTGTGAACGACGATAATctattattaacattaattttgacgGCAACTATCCTGTCCCTTTCTACGCCGGTCTCCATACTATGAAGAGCCTCGGCGGCTCCCGTTAAAGCTTCTGTTAGCCTCTCTAAGCGCAATTCTAATGTTGAAACTAAAAGGTCCATTTTGTACGCAATGCAAGCTACTGATACTCTTCATTTACTTATTAATCTTATGTGTGTCCTATTTGATGCTAATCTGCAATGAAATGCATTGATTTTGAGTCCACTTTAAACCATAGAAGTTTGCTAGTTTTACAAGAAGATGTTAATAACTATATTTACTTAATAGTGAAGTCGCcttatatttattacttacagcGAGTTATTTAGCAATCTGCTCACACACTTTAGCACTCCTAAATTAAGTAATTAcacagttttatttaatttttacttcTAGAAACAAATTTTTATCACAGCACGCGAAAACGAACAGAAAACCGGGTAAGTTTACAAAACTTAAGCCATAGACTAAACTTCACTCTATTTCTTAAGCCTCCTTTACACGACCTGACCTATCAATCTGTCGTGTCCGCTGCCGATTCGTTCCAGACACAACAAATATACCGCATCGTAAATATAGCCGTGAGGGAAATAAAACAAgtaaatgttttaatatttattattatcctTACACCTAAATTAATTTGTAATAAAACAAACGAAGTAAGGTGCACAGAATGACagatttatataataaattcCGAACGTGATGAGTTGTGTATTTCCGAACGTGGACAGAGCAGTGTTGccaatgtttaaaagaatgcgtaAATACCGCTCCTTTATCAataatttttaaacacattacaATTTCTGCGTAAATAAAATTTAGACTTATAGAACAAATAAAACTCATCTGTCGGCCGGTCCTCCGTGCAACATTAAGTACGGAGCTCGAGACGTGCACATTCTCTTCATGGTTGGGTAGGTAATATTACTACCTGTCTATACCCACCACAATGGTCATAACTACCCCATGTGTATACACCACTATGGGCATacccaaaccaaaaaaaaattgagttgAACAGAAAATTCTCAATATTAAGTTCATACTTAATTCCTTTATCTCTCCAAAGACGTCAACCGCAACCGACAGACTGCTTTAAGTTCGGTTTTAAGCATCTCCACCAAAAATGTAGCGGAGATTTTACTCTAGAAGGGATGTAACAGCAATCTGGCTACATGGGTCTATACATATAACACAGTACAACATAGCCATTGCACCGACCATGAATCAACACTCGATGGGCGTACAATTCCATCTCAAATCTAACTCGATCTCATCTCTTGTTATGAATGCAACCTCTAAACTCTCTCAGGGAAAATTAGAAGGGCCCCAAGTCCCGTGGCTCTTATCGGTGGATGCACGGCACAACTGA
It encodes the following:
- the LOC125231433 gene encoding uncharacterized protein LOC125231433 is translated as MIYTFGSEKPREMLCPYATITIVSKRNVERMIRVNIVPYITTKVPMAMIESPIIDILADDTSTGEGIDLLIGNDLYFSFIRKSVDLGNNTFLVDSDFGWFLAGSATNNTEGDILSVATYCQCHDINQDHFTEPDLPLRTIDVKFLWSLESIGICDSPKTTCEEEAVQHFNKTVKYSEGRYQVKWPWIEYPPKLPTNFGLAFGRLKGVLRRSNKEDKTEYEKILKEQLEANIIEIVDPSTQVDHPVHYLPFHMVQQKGKRGRLVYDASAKLKNEKSLNECLYRGPNMLEDLTGLLLKFRIGKIAVTADVEKAFLQVGLQKEDRDVTRFLWIKDLDKELAEDNIVQYRFCRVPFGVISSPFLLAATIRYHISRTNKSLLPVIADKCYVDNLVTSVQSREDALKLYAQTRNSFNELGMNIRDWMSNDKEFMDKIPKQERAKPESEMKILGLVWNLKNDTLRLNLNNDTFESETVDRGITKKGVLRMLARLYDPCGFVSPLVLPGKLLFQEICTRKFKWDETLPEDLLTSWRNIIKDLKAVNEVELPRHVTSGVKPGCTKYELHCFTDASMNAYAAVVYLRVITEEHVSTSFLMSKCRITPAEDKSDLKIPRLELLGCLIGSRLLKYVKSHLDLNICKIYLWTDSQVVLAWIESSRLLPPFVLRRVNEIKQIKDMLGVEQRYVNSKQNPADIATRPELWHQKRDLWLHGPDFLLQDQNNWPKQQKNEELCLVGRALDMVDGPEMTMRGYEDQDNELDFSELEENSAPTTLHESLDSLQDLSEKESVSEIKKLQGKYFSEEVSGKVTSLSRNLGLFRDEDGILRCKGRNHPSQPR
- the LOC125231434 gene encoding uncharacterized protein LOC125231434 — protein: MAIDDSFSAIRKALDAVITAMESSKSLVVLNPESSVIPVKSSMMELQHDASTATLQIATRKRRWQQKREAVSNQNRKRMKKTCIFCNGEHYSEDCTKFNTYKERIGKLQDRCYVCLQIGHRASRCTRRRKCVHCSKMHNRALCRQKVQRDSCNPSKDSGGEKSTH
- the LOC125231289 gene encoding uncharacterized protein LOC125231289; this encodes MDLLVSTLELRLERLTEALTGAAEALHSMETGVERDRIVAVKINVNNRLSSFTTDLNRYLSGDSANVREDLWKQCRDVQIKAEDVLTELEIAMKLYCHEGDNNNRTRLPKLELGKYNGDVLKWNTFWDKFAANVDNKDIANVEKLSYLLASLEGPALQAVEGLETTNLNYPIAVDILSSRFGKPSKVIDAHNEALQKLTVAKDLPEDCRCTLNTIEKHLRYIKCD